GCGCTAAAGTTCATAGGTCCAAGCAAGCGACAAACAAAATTGTACCAAGGTCAAGTGCGGGCTCAACTAATCATTGTTTTCTTACATCTTGTACGTCTGACACAGTATTCTAAGAATGTTCAGTGTCACCAGAAATTCGAAGCTTACCGAAAATTCTGGAAAacttatgaaaatgtatgtttgaacATCTACCAGAATAGTTATAATCTATTTAAATGCACTCAGTACGTACCGAgtgattagaaaaaaaaaactttataaattgTTTATGAGAAGCACCTATCAAAACAATTTACCTATACGTTGGTAAATACATCTTCATTGAACGCGATAACCCACCACGTGATGCGCCATGTATTTTTTCGCGAAAGATCTTTGTTTGAGAAATGACAAAAAGTGGGGCGTTTTTCTAATATACGAACGAAGGGgtacatacattattttatggTAATGTGAGTGGGAATTATAAATTGGTGAAAATTGAGTAGTGGAGGAGAAATGTTTGAGCTCAATGCGCACATACAAAATACGAATCGAGCGGCGGGCGCGTTGTTTATCAATCCGGGTCTATATAAACGTGGGAGCAGACAGGCGGGCTCATACACTGCCGGAAAATATACCACGCTAGTAATACGCTAGGAGGCGAGTTCTTGAGAGTACTAGAGAATCGTATTCACCATGAAAATCCTGAAAGTTGTTGTGTTTGCTTTCTTCGCTCTTCTGCTGGTGGCTGTGAAGGCGATCCCGCTGACGGAACCCAGGCTTGCTATTGAAGGTTAGTCTAATACCTAGTACTTTGAATTACCTCTTAATTGtgatgcatttttttcaaataaattaagctCCGTCAGCTTTGACTGGAGGTAATATACAATTTGTaatgtgaattaaataatagtaaCCGCTAGCGAATTCCAAATATTATTTCGTATTTATGTTGCAAATACCATGAATGTATGGGTCAATGGGTGTTATTCATTTTAACTAATGACATACGAGCGATGTAGGTGCATTAAAGCAAGCAAGGCAAAATAAAGGTAGTCCAACGTTTAATTTTTTGATGGTTAAAGCTATTGATAAGTAACAtccttattaattttatgttttgataaGAAATAAGCCGttcaacaaagaaaataaatttattaaaaattaacaaaaaatgtacctacacaaTTTTAACCTGCCGAAAAACgaacttaaaaaaacatttgtgaAAATAGTAATAACATGTCCTCTTTTGAAAGCTCGCGTATGAAAACAAAACTAAGCCTTTTTTTAGATATTGAATACTTATACCTAAGTGATTTCAAGTTTTCCAGGATTTCctagtataggtaggtacgagTCTACTTTATATGAAATCAAACAAATCTGCACCAAGTTACTCAATTTAAGAAGCTTATAAAAACGTAATGTTATCCTTCTACTGATGATTTTAGGTTTCATTTAATAAAGAGAAGGTTATGTTATAGGAGGACATGCAACCTCCTAAATCATTGAATGACCACTTTCGCTGAGGGTGCTGCTTGAGTGTctgacttttactgactaaaactcatcatgttccttcttgagccctttcAGTCAACAAATGACCGCTCCTTCTGGGGTGCCGCGTGAggtagtgtcagacttttactgactctgccggggctgcgggattgttcgaaagagttaccgcggccctggtacataaaaggactacgacggaacacgacggtttttagtcagtaagagtctgacactccctcagcgctgctaacccacagcgggaggggtcatttgatgatttttgacgttaaaaaaaagatttttactgactaaaacccgtcaTGTTCCTCCTTGAGTCCTTGAgtcggtaactctttcgaacaatcccgcaaccccggGTTAGCCATTGACGTAAATGATGAAACTGGCCAGTTGCATGGTGGAAATTGAGTCTTTCAgcccaaataaaaagttttccTCTTATGCGACTTTCACCAGTCTATCTAGCTCACTATTACTAAGATGACCGATGGTAAGACTTTCTTTTGATATCTAAACGACTGATAAAATCATAAGATTACTACAATTTCAATTAGAATTTAGGTAAGAACTATTTACGtaaatactaaattatttttcatggaAAAAAGATTGAAAGAAACACACGTTTAGGTACTTTGTGGAGGATATCGTGTTGCACTTATTCATTTAGATCACATGCTTttcaaaccttatttttttcttcctgACCTGTTTCCTGCTCTGTTTTCCGTATCATTTCCTCTATGGCAGCCATAATACTAAAAGTCACTCCCTTTTAATCATCATCTTTCAGCCTACTCTCTCCTATGGATCTACATGACCAGCTGTGCAGCAATCTGATCTATAGGTATAAATGGACAGGTTCAATCAGGGTTTTGTAAATTTAGAGGTCTCAAAAcgagttttaatttaaaaaagcacGTATACTCTTGACAGTTGTATTAATCAAAATATACTATTGGACGTCATTATTGTTTGTTCTTATATCGATAACAAATTCACTGCCAACGCATACTCACTACAGTATAAACatacattaatataataagtagATAGTAGGTACGTACATATATATCCGTCCGCATCacgtgaaattaatttaaaataaactgtgcCACTCTTTATCAGTCGCTTAGTACGTTATGTACTTAAAATTTACACGAATTGTTTATAAGTAATTTGTTATTAATGACATCATGTGAGAACTTATTGATAAGGGAGAgttattatcaaaaaaataagaCCTCGTCATCTTGTGTTATTTGCATACTTGATATCCTTTGATCTGTTGCGGCGTTAGCTAAATTCTACTGTTCGTTTGTTAGTATTTTCAGTGAATTGCTGACTACCCACTATTCCAACTTCCTCAACTTTTTGGTGTGTTTGTACTAGATCAAGAAATGATGAAGCTTTTTGGGCTTTTTCTGTAGGTTaaacaatatttctttttataatattgaacACTTTCTATTATACTCACGCACTAGCTCCGAGATATAATCGTGGACTATGCAGGAAAAGTTACAAGAACCAAACCGACTAACTTTTATAAAGTTTTCGGAACCCATGAGTTGAGTTAGTATACATAAGTAGGTGCTAGTTTTGGCCTTCTCCCTTCTTTAAATATTTCCTTAACACGTGATTATTTTGCACACAATTACGCATGTAGAATTTTTGTTTAAGTAAACATAGTGAATTTTAATTGGGTCAATGTCGATGGATTGATTTAGTACCGTTTTTACAGCATCCGATGGTTTTCGTGAAATAATCCAGATCTGACATTGACCTGTTTGCGGGTTATAAAACCGAGTGCGGATGTTATGAGTGCTCTAAATAACGACTTTTATTCCTCTTACGTCATTAGCCGGCTCCGCACGTACGGACTTTAAGAACTGTTTAACAGTTGAGAATTGCCGagttgtttacaaaaaacattgttataaaTGTATACCTATGCTTCCTACGCACTACTGATTTCTCTTAAAATAGCTTTCTggttagataataatatttcttttcagttttaacaaaattttcaatTCAGTTAGACAGTCATGCAGAAGTTAGATTATGATAaacttttgaaatatatttaggCACCTAAGGTGACTCTTAAGATATATCTACTTATTTCATATTACTGTCTGCTCCATAAAATAATGAAGTCTTAAGTAGTAGGACAGTTAATTTCGCAAGCAACTCTTAATTAAGATAACTCAATAAAATGTTGGGAGAAAGTTTGATAAAATAACTGATAAGAGAAGGTTAACTCTTGCGATAACCCTTCACAGATCACCTTTAAGCTGCGTAATTAAATTATCAGATACTCTTATCCACTTATAAATAGTAGCAGTGTTAGGATCATACTCGAAGGATTTTTAATGCTCAACGGTTTTCCTTTATATTGGCACCAAGTATTTGGCAAGGGattgtcgattcaatttttgaACTATTGTATGGCTAAACCATTGGCCAATGTGGACATTTGTAAGACGGcaaatgattgaaaaatcgtaaacaaaaataaatcggCGTGCGAAACCGGGGACTACAACTAGTAAACTACGAAATAATGACCTTCGCCCTGTCTGCACGTTCGCGGGAAActcaataaatacaaaatggttTTATGTGGTTTTCACAGATATAATTAGATCAAAGCCATGCAAAGCAGGCATGGGTCATTAAGTAGCAAGGATTGTATTAaagattattttgaatttcctTCCAGTGATCGCGCTCGAAGAGGGATGCGTCAGACAAGGTGGTATCTGCGTGCACACCGACGATTGCGACCCGAACAACCAAGTGCATATGGGTGATCTGCTCTGTCCAGCACAGCGGCACTTAGGAGTCACTTGTTGCTATGTAAGTATATGTGCTAATTGAAGACCGTGGTTTCGTCCGCCTTCTTAAGGCCCGTGTTCATGGTAAACATTTCATTAGCATCAAATGTTAACGTACATCGAGCGAGAGCTTGTCAACATGCTGCTATTAACTCTGCAACAAACAATGTCggctttataaatataaaaaaatccggCTTCCAgattttaaatgcgaaagtagggCCTGTCACTCTTATAAAACCTCCAAAAAGAGTAAAGAGAAGGGAACATCATCATATGCCTggccttattattttatttatttatgtgttttattcGAGTAGCACTAGAAGCTGCTGCGAAGGCGACAGGGATGTTAAATATATCCCACTCGGTACTCTGTGGTAGTTATACCGCCACCAATCATAGACCAGAGTTGCATCCGTTTTTCAGCAGGTTGCACCGTGATGCAAGATGATGCTGGTACCCTCCAGGCGCCCCCAGCATTATGGGGTGTACTAACGAGATGTAGTTTGTTCATTGACAAGTATTTTAGGAACCTTCAAAAACTTGAAAAATTgtctttacttatatttttgtttcaggtcTGAGACTCGGCAGATGCTGAACCATCGCGCGTACTTATGtataattaatgttaaaaatataaacttaattagGCTAAGTTTAAATTAAGCTACAATTATAGATATATCTAAGAGTAATTTGTTATTGTTCCGTATTAAAAAAGTACTCCGTCTAACAGCGCTTTCGTACTAGCGGATTTTCGCTTGATTTTAAGTAcaacttaataatattgtaactttataaaaacaatagagCAAGTGTGACTTGCTTGTGCCAAAATTAGATAAACAACCAAAGGTAATCTAGGTATTAACATGTCAAAAATTGATAATaatcttctttcttctttgaTAATAATCTAATCAttacttaaatatatataagtTAGTCTACACAACATGatttccatacaaaattgccttTTGAAGCTATGTAATTTGTAAAACAATTcagatattattttgaaatcaaataatataattgtggATATAGTATTATAGCaactgtttattaatttattcgaattttaattacatttctgtaatatgaaaataataaaattgtttataaagTGCTTGGTGTTATTATTATGAGTGCTGACATAAAATTTATGTTTCCCCTTTCAGTACAAGTTCTTATTAACTTCAAGTTTCaactataatatgtatatggCCCATCTTTAACCAAGCGGAATGTAGTCTACTAAATTAACACGTTTTA
This window of the Helicoverpa zea isolate HzStark_Cry1AcR chromosome 31, ilHelZeax1.1, whole genome shotgun sequence genome carries:
- the LOC124645359 gene encoding uncharacterized protein LOC124645359 → MKILKVVVFAFFALLLVAVKAIPLTEPRLAIEVIALEEGCVRQGGICVHTDDCDPNNQVHMGDLLCPAQRHLGVTCCYV